The following are from one region of the Moritella sp. 24 genome:
- a CDS encoding MarR family winged helix-turn-helix transcriptional regulator, with product MEKYEELLVSLRQVIRAIDIHSRQLNKQSGLTGPQLMVMQNIAMLDAPLAKDIAKEIALSAATVTTIIDRLESRALVIRTRSETDKRKVHLSLSDAGKSLLSGSPKPLQDHFIKRYQNLEEWEQSQLLSAVERIASMMDAEKLDASPVLLVGQIQAEE from the coding sequence ATGGAAAAGTACGAAGAATTATTAGTGTCATTGCGCCAAGTGATCAGAGCCATCGATATACATTCCCGCCAGTTGAATAAACAGTCTGGCTTAACGGGACCTCAACTTATGGTAATGCAAAATATTGCCATGCTCGATGCGCCACTGGCGAAAGATATAGCCAAAGAAATAGCTCTCAGTGCCGCGACAGTGACCACTATTATCGACAGACTTGAAAGTCGCGCATTAGTGATCAGAACTCGAAGTGAAACTGATAAGCGTAAGGTGCACTTGTCGCTGAGTGACGCGGGTAAATCATTATTGAGTGGTTCACCTAAACCACTGCAAGACCATTTTATCAAGCGTTATCAAAACCTTGAAGAGTGGGAACAAAGCCAACTATTATCTGCGGTTGAGCGGATTGCCTCAATGATGGACGCAGAAAAATTAGATGCATCGCCAGTATTATTAGTTGGCCAAATTCAGGCCGAGGAGTAA
- a CDS encoding PepSY domain-containing protein yields MSKVNTFVSEPSSHHEERTRAKSRYFLTWRWHFYAGLFVVPFMLMLSVTGLVMLFDDEIEFNRYQSVLAVTPETSTVATSLQMENVQKGFPGAKVTQFVPSASADLANRFSISLESGKTLIVAVNPYNGNIQGMIDRSDSWYALANDIHGTLLLGEWGDYLIEIAASLGVILLVTGIYLWLPRDNASKAGFLKVRITNGSRILIRDLHANIGGLLSFVLLFFLISGLAWASVWGGQFVQAWSSFPAEKWDDVPLSTQNHASMNHGSEEEMPWNLELTLMPESHDHAAMLAAESRAMQDDTNIVHHVSKHTSAKLGIDEILDQADMLGFTTFKLNLPRSETGVYTLAANTMSGDITDPRLDRTTHIDQYTGKVLADVTWNEYNPMAKFMAAGIALHQGDVSVFNKVVNVLFCFAFIFIAISGVVMWWLRRPRDSKVLCAPPRFEHEGIWKVGLITIVLLSFTFPMAGGTIAVALFIDWLVFSRVNKLKLALS; encoded by the coding sequence ATGTCGAAAGTTAATACATTCGTAAGTGAACCATCATCTCATCATGAGGAGCGAACGCGTGCTAAGTCGCGCTATTTTTTAACGTGGCGCTGGCACTTTTATGCAGGCTTATTTGTCGTTCCATTTATGTTGATGTTAAGTGTTACGGGTTTAGTTATGCTGTTTGATGATGAAATCGAATTTAATCGTTATCAATCAGTATTAGCAGTGACACCAGAAACCTCGACGGTGGCGACATCATTACAAATGGAGAATGTACAAAAGGGCTTTCCGGGTGCAAAGGTGACTCAGTTTGTACCGAGTGCGAGTGCTGATTTAGCTAATCGATTTTCTATTAGTCTTGAATCGGGTAAAACCTTAATTGTGGCCGTGAACCCTTATAACGGCAATATTCAGGGCATGATAGATCGCAGTGACAGTTGGTATGCGCTGGCGAATGATATTCACGGTACTTTATTGTTGGGTGAGTGGGGAGATTACCTCATTGAAATCGCGGCAAGTTTAGGTGTGATCTTATTAGTGACAGGTATTTATCTGTGGTTGCCACGAGATAATGCCAGTAAAGCAGGCTTCCTCAAAGTGAGAATAACTAATGGTTCCCGTATTCTTATACGAGATCTGCATGCCAATATCGGCGGGTTATTGTCTTTTGTTTTATTGTTCTTTCTTATTTCAGGTCTTGCATGGGCAAGTGTGTGGGGCGGTCAGTTTGTGCAAGCGTGGAGTAGTTTCCCTGCTGAAAAGTGGGATGATGTGCCACTGTCGACACAAAATCATGCCTCAATGAATCACGGTAGTGAAGAAGAGATGCCGTGGAATTTAGAGCTGACATTAATGCCTGAATCACATGATCACGCTGCGATGTTGGCTGCAGAGTCTCGCGCTATGCAGGATGATACAAATATTGTTCATCATGTGAGTAAACACACTTCTGCGAAACTTGGTATCGATGAAATTTTAGATCAAGCTGACATGCTTGGATTCACTACCTTTAAGCTTAATTTACCGCGTAGTGAAACAGGTGTTTATACATTAGCTGCGAATACGATGAGTGGTGATATAACCGATCCTAGGTTGGATAGAACAACGCATATCGATCAGTATACAGGTAAGGTCTTAGCGGATGTAACATGGAATGAATATAACCCAATGGCTAAGTTTATGGCGGCTGGTATTGCATTGCATCAAGGTGATGTAAGCGTATTTAATAAAGTGGTTAACGTACTGTTTTGTTTCGCCTTTATATTTATTGCTATATCAGGTGTTGTCATGTGGTGGCTCCGCCGACCTCGCGATAGTAAAGTACTCTGTGCACCACCTCGGTTTGAACATGAAGGTATTTGGAAAGTAGGCTTAATCACGATTGTATTATTGTCGTTTACATTTCCTATGGCTGGCGGGACTATTGCCGTTGCTCTGTTTATTGATTGGCTTGTGTTTAGTCGCGTAAATAAATTAAAACTGGCATTGAGTTAG
- a CDS encoding carbohydrate deacetylase, translating to MKLIVNIDDFGLTEKVNESVVKCFNVGIVQSTTMMMNQPATDHAIALIKQGLVPNVGLHLTLTSGKPILDPSLVPDLVDSEGFFLKQGEVMASESLSFDQAYSEFKAQYDKAINAGVKLTHLDSHHFAAVFPPYKEAFIAFANDTGIPVRRIDHVVAGCEGLIVPTTEAFSANFYADGVTLEKLQALILEFSAKFPNGTLELMSHTTVAGDELLPSLSSYSETRLDEFDILTSQALKDWLEINKIECTSFTSI from the coding sequence ATGAAACTAATTGTGAACATTGATGATTTCGGTCTGACTGAGAAAGTGAATGAGTCGGTTGTTAAATGTTTTAACGTTGGTATTGTGCAGTCAACAACAATGATGATGAATCAGCCTGCAACCGATCATGCTATTGCGCTAATTAAGCAGGGCCTGGTCCCCAATGTCGGATTACATTTAACCTTAACCAGTGGTAAACCTATTTTAGATCCGAGCTTAGTGCCTGATTTAGTTGATAGTGAGGGGTTCTTTTTAAAACAAGGCGAAGTGATGGCCTCTGAGTCGCTTAGTTTTGACCAAGCGTATAGTGAGTTTAAAGCGCAATACGATAAAGCGATCAATGCGGGCGTTAAATTAACCCACCTTGACAGTCATCACTTTGCAGCTGTATTCCCTCCTTATAAAGAAGCATTTATTGCTTTTGCTAATGACACTGGGATCCCTGTACGTCGTATTGACCATGTTGTTGCTGGGTGTGAAGGTTTAATCGTGCCAACTACCGAAGCTTTTAGTGCTAATTTCTATGCTGATGGTGTGACATTAGAGAAACTACAAGCCTTGATTCTTGAATTTAGTGCTAAGTTTCCGAATGGAACACTGGAATTAATGAGCCATACAACGGTTGCAGGAGATGAGTTGTTACCTTCGTTATCTAGCTATTCTGAGACGCGTCTTGATGAGTTTGATATTTTAACTTCTCAAGCGCTAAAAGATTGGTTAGAGATTAATAAAATTGAGTGTACTAGTTTTACTTCAATTTAA
- a CDS encoding 6-phospho-beta-glucosidase has protein sequence MLKITIIGGGSSYTPEIIEGFINRHHELPVTHIDLFDIEDGRYKVETVGALAKRMIENAGLDIELNVEFDRRKALTGASYVCSQMRVGMIPARVQDELLGNKYGMIGQETNGIAGFAKAMRTIPVTLSLCKDMEEICPDAWLINFTNPSGIITETVLKHTNIKVIGLCNVPVCTQFGIEELMGTKNLQVQFAGLNHFIHAFHIWDHGKDRIGELIDKVCSGEDFSLPKNLGEVTWVPEQLKHLGALPCGYHQYYYKQDDLEQKEVKSEGYVTRGEQVQEIETALFKLYEDVNLNVKPKQLEERGGAHYSEAACELINAIHNDKRTLMHVNIRNNGTISELPHDCAIEATSVITSCGPQPLNVAPITNPAIRGTLQLQKAFEELAVEAGVFGNYGAALQALTINPLVRKGTVTKEILDEMIELNAKYVPQFNTK, from the coding sequence ATGTTAAAAATTACAATTATCGGTGGTGGTTCTAGTTATACACCTGAAATTATTGAAGGCTTTATTAATCGTCACCACGAACTGCCTGTGACACACATTGATCTGTTTGATATCGAAGATGGCCGTTACAAAGTTGAGACTGTTGGCGCATTAGCGAAACGTATGATTGAAAATGCAGGTCTTGATATTGAACTTAATGTTGAATTCGACCGCCGTAAAGCATTAACGGGCGCTAGCTATGTTTGTTCTCAAATGCGAGTTGGTATGATCCCCGCGCGTGTTCAAGATGAATTGTTGGGTAACAAGTACGGCATGATTGGCCAAGAAACCAATGGTATCGCTGGCTTTGCTAAAGCAATGCGTACTATTCCAGTGACGCTTTCTTTATGTAAAGACATGGAAGAGATCTGTCCTGATGCTTGGTTAATTAACTTCACTAATCCATCTGGCATTATTACTGAAACGGTATTAAAGCATACAAACATTAAAGTAATTGGCCTATGTAACGTGCCAGTATGTACACAGTTTGGTATTGAAGAATTGATGGGTACTAAAAACTTACAAGTTCAATTTGCAGGTTTAAATCACTTCATCCACGCATTCCATATTTGGGATCATGGTAAAGATCGTATTGGTGAATTAATCGATAAAGTATGTTCGGGCGAAGACTTTTCACTGCCTAAAAACTTAGGTGAAGTAACTTGGGTTCCTGAGCAATTAAAACACTTAGGTGCGCTACCTTGTGGTTATCACCAGTACTACTATAAGCAAGATGATTTAGAGCAAAAAGAAGTTAAATCAGAAGGCTATGTAACACGTGGTGAACAAGTTCAAGAAATCGAAACTGCATTATTTAAGTTGTATGAAGATGTAAACCTAAATGTGAAACCTAAGCAATTAGAAGAGCGTGGCGGAGCGCATTATTCAGAAGCTGCATGTGAACTGATTAATGCAATTCATAATGACAAACGTACGTTAATGCATGTCAATATTCGCAACAATGGCACGATCTCTGAATTACCACACGATTGCGCTATTGAAGCGACGTCTGTTATTACATCATGTGGTCCACAGCCATTGAATGTGGCACCGATTACGAATCCAGCTATTCGTGGTACGTTGCAATTACAGAAAGCGTTCGAAGAACTGGCTGTTGAAGCGGGTGTATTTGGTAATTATGGTGCAGCATTACAAGCGCTAACAATTAATCCATTAGTACGTAAAGGTACTGTAACAAAAGAAATTTTAGACGAAATGATTGAACTGAATGCGAAATATGTTCCTCAGTTTAATACTAAGTAA
- a CDS encoding ABC transporter substrate-binding protein, protein MRKTLVSSAILACASLSTPVSASECGSVTIADMSWNSATIIANIDRFILEHGFDCDAELVPGDTMATGTAMIEKGQPDIAPEFWSNSMKAALDKGVEEGRIRYAGATLSDGGEEGFWVPEYMVEKDPSLATIAGVKANAKLFKHPEDPDKSAFMICPSGWNCQITTTKLYEALDLEEDGFDLIDPGSGAGLSGSIAKAYERKEAWFGYYWAPTAVLGKYNMVKVDFGTGINEKHFKECITQEDCLDPKATMFPPSAVDTVVTETFAARAPEALAYLNARSFKNAQMNELLAWMEDEQADGEYSVEHFLTNYEDTWSQWVDSATAKKIKKAVSEL, encoded by the coding sequence ATGCGGAAAACTTTAGTTTCCTCAGCAATTCTTGCCTGTGCATCTCTTTCTACTCCCGTTTCTGCTAGTGAATGTGGCAGTGTCACTATCGCTGACATGAGTTGGAATTCAGCAACCATTATCGCTAATATTGATCGCTTTATTTTAGAGCATGGTTTTGACTGTGATGCTGAACTTGTACCTGGTGATACCATGGCAACAGGTACAGCTATGATTGAAAAAGGCCAACCTGATATCGCCCCTGAATTTTGGAGTAACTCCATGAAAGCAGCACTGGATAAAGGTGTTGAAGAAGGGCGTATTCGTTATGCTGGTGCAACACTATCTGATGGTGGTGAAGAGGGTTTTTGGGTTCCTGAGTATATGGTTGAAAAGGACCCGAGTTTAGCGACTATCGCTGGTGTTAAAGCGAATGCTAAATTATTTAAGCACCCTGAAGATCCTGATAAATCAGCATTTATGATTTGTCCATCTGGTTGGAACTGTCAAATTACCACGACTAAATTGTACGAAGCATTAGATCTTGAAGAGGATGGCTTTGACTTAATTGATCCAGGTTCTGGCGCGGGTTTATCTGGTTCAATTGCGAAAGCTTATGAACGTAAAGAAGCTTGGTTTGGATATTACTGGGCGCCAACTGCTGTATTGGGTAAATACAATATGGTGAAAGTTGACTTTGGTACTGGCATAAATGAGAAACACTTTAAAGAGTGTATTACTCAAGAAGATTGTTTAGATCCTAAAGCGACTATGTTCCCCCCTTCGGCTGTAGATACTGTTGTAACCGAAACATTTGCTGCAAGAGCGCCAGAAGCACTTGCTTATCTAAATGCCCGTTCATTTAAAAATGCACAGATGAATGAACTGCTTGCTTGGATGGAAGATGAACAAGCAGATGGTGAATACAGTGTTGAGCACTTCTTAACAAACTATGAAGATACCTGGTCACAGTGGGTTGATTCCGCGACAGCGAAAAAAATCAAGAAAGCAGTCTCAGAACTGTAA
- a CDS encoding sporulation protein — protein MFKNISAALGFGGAKVDTILDRNEVVQGGLVSGHVKVIGGNVDQHIDAIIIRLMTKVKQEVDDNIEFVDHVLAEYSVSEPFDAEAKAEYRFEFEFNLHPEAPVTTLAVDNNQCLVWIDTELDIEYAMDASDEDVIHVTPLPVVANIIAKIIDDKDFKLVKADMESGTVSMSGFTNESGAYQEIEFCQNGFFSRGELELTFILKGDTIYGLAEIDRVLRGDSYKSFDISIHASDAEINDLVDYLI, from the coding sequence ATGTTTAAAAATATATCTGCAGCACTTGGTTTTGGTGGCGCGAAAGTCGACACTATTCTCGATCGTAATGAAGTGGTTCAAGGTGGTCTTGTTTCTGGGCATGTAAAAGTCATTGGCGGTAATGTAGACCAGCACATCGACGCAATTATTATTCGATTGATGACAAAAGTGAAGCAAGAAGTTGACGATAATATTGAGTTTGTTGATCACGTCTTAGCTGAATATAGTGTCTCTGAACCGTTTGATGCTGAAGCAAAGGCTGAATATCGTTTTGAGTTTGAATTTAACCTGCACCCTGAAGCGCCAGTGACCACATTAGCGGTTGATAATAATCAATGTTTAGTATGGATCGACACAGAACTAGATATTGAATACGCGATGGATGCAAGTGATGAAGACGTTATTCACGTGACGCCGTTACCCGTAGTCGCAAATATCATCGCTAAGATCATCGATGATAAAGACTTTAAACTTGTAAAAGCAGACATGGAGTCGGGAACTGTTTCGATGTCTGGGTTCACGAATGAATCGGGTGCATATCAAGAAATTGAATTCTGTCAAAATGGCTTTTTTAGTCGTGGTGAACTCGAACTCACATTCATTCTAAAAGGCGATACAATTTATGGGTTAGCTGAAATTGATCGTGTATTAAGAGGTGATAGCTATAAGAGCTTTGATATCTCTATTCACGCATCAGATGCTGAGATAAATGACTTAGTTGATTATTTAATTTAA
- a CDS encoding BCCT family transporter has product MTTWLTIGILFTFAAIAFVIFRWGNVQCVGVTPVRTFTFIAILFTSGLDVGLIMFPLTEFAGYANLAASPEYSFSNPLAIEFGFWAFLIWAFYFLTCFYFCVIEPRVKFFEIPVIKFINNLIIIGTCAFTAYLLLTNLPWYLPELGDGETIVSSFYLIVFVVIAAAVYSSTSIRYVRILSLASTWLFLGLIALMWAGAFLSEGSSVSEFTTTFALIGDYFGNLHHFVLPMNDYHEFYLFWWFSWSIMIGQFTSRFVGGMKTYQVLIAMMVFPSIPIAVWFSVLYYYSVNEIATTGFYNLAMILVGITFVINSLDSLVRLYTDNLNLTVERFGKAKYIIGNIVLMSCLTLLFKLDFLQIQWVGALAIALIIGCFGYILAKKYKQVAEIERSPKENEIDFGKIELVN; this is encoded by the coding sequence ATGACTACTTGGCTTACCATCGGTATTTTATTTACCTTTGCAGCAATTGCATTTGTGATTTTTCGTTGGGGTAATGTGCAGTGTGTCGGTGTGACACCTGTACGTACATTTACCTTTATTGCTATTTTATTCACTTCGGGTCTGGATGTGGGACTGATTATGTTCCCGCTGACCGAATTTGCGGGTTATGCAAATCTTGCGGCGAGTCCTGAATACAGTTTTAGTAATCCATTGGCGATTGAATTTGGTTTCTGGGCTTTTTTGATTTGGGCTTTTTACTTCTTAACTTGTTTCTATTTCTGCGTTATTGAACCAAGAGTGAAGTTCTTTGAGATCCCTGTGATTAAATTCATCAATAACCTGATTATTATCGGTACTTGTGCCTTTACAGCTTATTTACTATTGACGAATCTACCTTGGTATTTACCTGAATTAGGTGATGGCGAAACGATAGTAAGTAGTTTCTACCTGATTGTCTTTGTTGTTATTGCAGCAGCGGTTTATTCAAGTACCAGTATTCGTTATGTACGTATATTAAGCTTGGCTAGTACTTGGTTATTCTTAGGATTAATCGCCTTGATGTGGGCTGGGGCATTTTTATCAGAAGGCTCAAGTGTGAGCGAATTTACAACTACCTTTGCCTTGATTGGCGATTATTTTGGTAACTTGCATCACTTTGTATTACCAATGAATGACTATCATGAATTTTATTTATTCTGGTGGTTCTCGTGGAGCATCATGATTGGTCAATTCACGTCTCGCTTTGTTGGTGGCATGAAAACTTATCAAGTACTGATTGCAATGATGGTATTTCCGTCTATTCCTATCGCAGTGTGGTTCTCGGTACTTTACTATTACAGTGTGAACGAGATCGCAACGACAGGTTTCTATAACCTTGCGATGATATTAGTGGGCATTACCTTTGTGATTAACTCGCTGGATTCATTAGTGCGACTTTATACTGATAATTTAAACTTAACAGTAGAACGTTTTGGTAAAGCTAAATACATCATTGGTAATATTGTACTGATGAGTTGTTTAACCTTATTGTTTAAATTAGATTTCTTACAAATTCAGTGGGTTGGTGCATTAGCTATCGCATTAATCATTGGTTGTTTTGGTTATATTTTAGCGAAGAAATACAAACAAGTTGCTGAAATTGAACGCTCACCAAAAGAAAATGAAATCGACTTTGGTAAAATTGAATTAGTGAACTAA
- the betB gene encoding betaine-aldehyde dehydrogenase — MSLVTYKNYVHGQSLSNDTGETFEVINPANGEVSYLVEVADARIQQATIESAKAGFAIWSKMTPMERNRILLKAVALLRERNDELAVIEVQDTGKPWQEASVVDVVTGADSIEFFAGIAPSIEGNQQQVGDDFYYTRREPLGICAGIGAWNYPLQIACWKSAPALACGNVMIFKPSEETPRGAIKLAEIFTEAGVPDGVFNVVQGDGRVGAWLTTHDEIAKVSFTGEVGTGKKVMAAAAGSLKEVTMELGGKSPLIIFDDADIDNAVSAAMLANFYTQGEVCTNGTRVFVQDAIYPRFIEKLRERTENNIICGDPMDPETNFGALISKEHQDKVLNLIEIGKSEGAELLTGGHALQPENSPNGYFVAPTIFTQCTDDMTLSKEEIFGPVMSVLTFTDEDEVITRANNTRLGLAAGVFTQDITRAHRVIHQMEAGICWINAYGASPAEMPVGGYKMSGIGRENGSETLKAYTQIKAVYVGMQPLESPF, encoded by the coding sequence ATGTCGTTAGTTACTTATAAAAATTATGTCCACGGACAGTCTCTCTCCAATGACACAGGTGAAACCTTTGAAGTCATTAATCCGGCTAACGGAGAAGTAAGCTATTTAGTTGAAGTTGCTGATGCACGTATTCAACAAGCAACGATTGAAAGTGCAAAAGCTGGTTTCGCTATTTGGTCTAAAATGACTCCGATGGAGCGTAATCGTATCTTATTAAAAGCGGTTGCTTTATTGCGTGAGCGTAATGACGAACTGGCTGTTATCGAAGTACAAGATACAGGTAAACCTTGGCAAGAAGCATCAGTGGTCGATGTTGTCACAGGTGCAGATTCAATTGAATTTTTTGCTGGTATTGCCCCAAGTATTGAAGGTAATCAGCAGCAGGTCGGTGATGATTTTTATTATACCCGCCGTGAACCCCTTGGTATCTGCGCTGGTATTGGCGCTTGGAATTACCCGTTGCAGATCGCGTGTTGGAAATCAGCGCCTGCGCTTGCATGCGGTAATGTGATGATCTTTAAGCCATCAGAAGAAACGCCACGTGGTGCAATTAAGTTAGCTGAAATATTTACTGAAGCGGGTGTACCTGATGGCGTATTTAACGTTGTTCAAGGTGATGGCCGTGTTGGTGCTTGGCTCACAACGCACGACGAAATCGCTAAAGTATCTTTCACTGGTGAAGTGGGAACGGGCAAAAAAGTAATGGCAGCCGCAGCGGGTTCACTGAAAGAAGTAACGATGGAATTAGGTGGTAAATCACCACTTATCATCTTTGATGACGCTGACATTGATAATGCGGTATCGGCAGCGATGCTTGCTAATTTTTATACTCAGGGTGAAGTGTGTACTAACGGTACACGTGTATTTGTGCAAGATGCTATTTACCCACGCTTTATCGAAAAACTGCGTGAGCGTACAGAGAACAACATCATTTGTGGTGACCCAATGGACCCAGAGACTAACTTTGGTGCATTGATTTCGAAAGAGCATCAAGACAAAGTATTGAATTTGATTGAAATTGGTAAATCAGAAGGTGCAGAACTACTTACTGGTGGTCATGCTCTACAACCTGAAAATTCACCGAATGGTTATTTTGTTGCACCAACTATTTTTACTCAGTGCACTGATGACATGACGTTAAGTAAAGAAGAGATCTTTGGCCCTGTTATGTCGGTATTAACCTTCACTGATGAAGACGAAGTGATTACGCGTGCCAATAATACGCGCTTAGGTTTAGCCGCGGGTGTATTCACTCAGGATATTACTCGTGCTCACCGTGTTATTCATCAAATGGAAGCGGGAATCTGCTGGATTAATGCGTATGGTGCGTCACCTGCAGAAATGCCTGTAGGCGGGTACAAAATGTCGGGTATCGGTCGTGAAAATGGCAGTGAAACCTTGAAAGCGTATACCCAGATAAAAGCTGTGTATGTAGGTATGCAACCACTTGAAAGTCCATTTTAG
- the betI gene encoding transcriptional regulator BetI has protein sequence MPRPVMKTVRQQQLIDATLVSVARHGLHHTTINTISGLAGLSSGLISHYFGGKQGLIEATFKYLLDELKHALLSRILGKNLSPAERLSMIVESNFTELQRSTAATKTWLSFWSQAVHEPGLARLQHINNQRLYSNLAFSFKQLMAESDAVNCAKQTAAMIDGFWLRSALGSEPEQEFEEAQILCKAFIEAVIMQYGEN, from the coding sequence ATGCCAAGACCGGTAATGAAAACGGTAAGACAACAACAGCTGATTGATGCCACATTAGTCTCTGTTGCACGCCACGGTTTACATCACACAACGATTAATACCATTAGTGGATTAGCTGGACTGTCTTCAGGCCTGATTAGTCATTATTTTGGTGGTAAACAAGGTCTAATTGAAGCAACTTTCAAATATCTACTCGATGAATTAAAACACGCATTATTAAGCCGCATTTTAGGTAAAAACTTATCACCTGCGGAACGCTTGTCGATGATTGTCGAGTCAAATTTCACAGAATTACAGCGCTCAACAGCTGCGACTAAAACTTGGTTAAGTTTTTGGTCTCAAGCTGTGCATGAACCAGGGTTAGCCAGACTTCAGCATATCAATAATCAACGTTTGTATAGCAATCTCGCATTTTCATTTAAACAATTGATGGCAGAATCTGATGCGGTCAACTGTGCTAAACAAACGGCGGCGATGATTGATGGCTTTTGGCTACGAAGTGCCTTGGGTAGTGAGCCTGAGCAAGAATTCGAAGAAGCCCAAATTTTATGTAAAGCCTTTATTGAGGCCGTGATCATGCAGTACGGAGAAAATTAA
- the betA gene encoding choline dehydrogenase — MKQVQGLYDYIIVGAGSAGCVLANRLSADPANKVLLLETGGSDKSIFIQMPTALSIPMNSAKYAWQFETQAEPYLDNRRMHCPRGKVLGGSSSINGMVYVRGHARDFDEWQQSGAKNWDYANCLPYFKKAESWAFGGDEYRGDNGPLAVNNGNNMKNPLYKAFVDAGIDAGYMATDDYNGQQQEGFGPMHMTIKKGVRWSTANAYLKPAMHRSNLTVITHALVHKVLFKSTKKEDKKIEGKQAIGLEFERKGKLIKLYCNKEVILSAGSIGSPHILQLSGIGKSSTLADAGIEQVHELPGVGENLQDHLEFYFQFKCLQPISLNGKLDPLNKLFIGARWFFDKSGLGATNHFESCGFIRSKPGLEWPDLQYHFLPAAMRYDGKEAFAGHGFQVHVGHNKPKSRGFVKVVSKDAHVAPQIQFNYLSHAEDIEGFRACVRLTREIINQPALDAFRGEEIQPGITIQTDEEIDQFVRSAVESAYHPSCSCKMGEDKMAVVDSETKVHGIDGLRVVDSSIFPTIPNGNLNSPTIMLAERAADLILGNTPLKADVISVTVAPEWQKKQRLQVPKRQPA; from the coding sequence ATGAAACAGGTACAAGGACTGTATGATTATATTATCGTTGGTGCGGGTAGTGCGGGTTGTGTATTAGCAAACCGATTATCTGCTGACCCTGCGAATAAAGTGCTGCTGCTTGAAACGGGCGGCAGTGACAAGAGTATTTTTATTCAAATGCCAACAGCGCTATCTATTCCGATGAATAGCGCGAAGTATGCGTGGCAGTTTGAAACGCAAGCTGAACCCTATTTGGACAATCGCCGAATGCATTGTCCACGCGGTAAAGTATTAGGTGGTTCATCTTCGATTAACGGTATGGTGTATGTACGTGGCCATGCGCGTGATTTTGACGAATGGCAGCAGAGTGGGGCTAAAAATTGGGATTATGCTAATTGTTTACCTTATTTCAAAAAAGCTGAAAGCTGGGCATTTGGCGGTGATGAGTATCGTGGCGATAATGGCCCATTAGCTGTCAACAATGGCAACAACATGAAAAACCCTTTGTATAAAGCCTTTGTTGATGCGGGTATTGATGCTGGCTACATGGCGACTGATGATTATAACGGCCAGCAGCAGGAGGGTTTCGGCCCTATGCACATGACAATTAAAAAAGGTGTGCGTTGGTCAACTGCAAATGCATATTTAAAACCTGCGATGCACCGCAGTAATTTAACGGTTATTACCCACGCTTTGGTGCATAAGGTGCTATTTAAAAGTACAAAGAAAGAAGATAAAAAGATTGAAGGCAAGCAAGCAATAGGCCTAGAGTTTGAACGTAAAGGCAAGCTAATCAAGTTGTATTGTAATAAAGAGGTCATTCTTTCGGCTGGTTCGATTGGTTCACCACATATCCTGCAATTATCTGGTATCGGTAAATCAAGCACATTAGCTGACGCGGGTATTGAACAAGTTCATGAGTTACCGGGCGTCGGTGAGAACTTACAGGATCACCTTGAGTTTTATTTTCAGTTTAAATGTCTGCAGCCTATATCGCTAAATGGCAAGCTTGACCCGTTAAATAAACTGTTTATTGGCGCTCGCTGGTTCTTTGATAAATCAGGTTTAGGTGCAACGAATCACTTTGAATCTTGTGGCTTTATTCGTTCAAAACCTGGATTAGAGTGGCCTGATTTACAGTACCATTTTTTACCAGCTGCAATGCGTTATGACGGTAAAGAAGCGTTTGCTGGGCACGGTTTCCAAGTTCATGTTGGTCATAACAAACCTAAGAGTCGTGGCTTTGTGAAAGTGGTGTCTAAAGATGCACATGTCGCACCGCAGATTCAGTTTAATTATTTGTCTCATGCTGAAGATATTGAAGGTTTTCGAGCGTGTGTTCGTTTAACGCGTGAGATCATTAATCAACCAGCACTGGATGCCTTCCGAGGTGAAGAAATTCAACCCGGTATTACCATTCAAACGGATGAAGAAATTGATCAGTTTGTAAGAAGCGCTGTAGAAAGTGCTTACCATCCTTCTTGTTCGTGCAAAATGGGCGAAGATAAGATGGCTGTAGTGGATTCTGAAACCAAGGTACATGGTATTGACGGGTTAAGGGTGGTTGACTCCTCTATTTTCCCGACGATACCGAATGGTAATCTTAACTCGCCGACAATCATGCTAGCTGAGCGAGCTGCGGATCTGATACTGGGTAATACACCGCTTAAAGCTGACGTTATTAGTGTAACCGTTGCGCCTGAATGGCAGAAAAAACAACGTTTACAGGTCCCCAAACGGCAGCCTGCTTAA